A genomic stretch from Acinonyx jubatus isolate Ajub_Pintada_27869175 chromosome E2, VMU_Ajub_asm_v1.0, whole genome shotgun sequence includes:
- the FKRP gene encoding ribitol 5-phosphate transferase FKRP, which yields MRLTRCQAVLAAAITLNLLVLFYVSWLQHQPRNSRARGPRRGAAAGPRVTVLVREFEAFDNAVPELVDSFLQQDAAQPVVVAADTLPYPPLALPRVPNVRLALLQPALDRPAAASRPETYVATEFVALVPDGARAEVPGQLEHMVEALRAGGARLVAAPVASANPARCLALNVSLREWTARYGPAPSAPRCDALDGDAVVLLRSRDLFNLSAPLARPVGTGLFLQTALRGWAVRLLDLPFGAARLPPLATAHARWKAEREGRARRAALLRALGIRLVSGEGGRLEWFGCSKETPRCFGTVVGDTPAYLYEQRWTPPCCLRALRETARYVVGVLEAAGVRYWLEGGSLLGAARHGDIIPWDYDVDLGIYLEDVGNCEQLRGAEAGSVVDERGFVWEKAVEGDFFRVQYSESNHLHVDLWPFYPRNGVMTKDTWLDHRQDVEFPEHFLQPLVPLPFAGFVAQAPNNYRRFLELKFGPGVIENPEYPNPSLLSLAGSG from the coding sequence ATGCGGCTCACCCGCTGCCAGGCTGTCCTGGCAGCCGCCATCACTCTCAACCTCCTGGTCCTCTTCTATGTCTCGTGGCTACAGCACCAGCCCAGGAACTCCCGGGCCCGGGGTCCCCGCCGTGGAGCTGCCGCCGGCCCCCGCGTCACCGTCCTGGTGCGCGAGTTCGAGGCCTTCGACAACGCGGTGCCAGAGCTGGTGGACTCCTTCCTGCAACAGGACGCGGCCCAGCCGGTGGTGGTGGCCGCCGACACGCTCCCCTACCCACCCCTGGCCCTGCCCCGGGTTCCCAACGTTCGTCTGGCGCTACTCCAGCCCGCCCTGGACCGGCCCGCCGCCGCCTCGCGCCCCGAGACCTATGTAGCCACCGAATTCGTGGCCCTGGTGCCCGACGGGGCTAGGGCCGAGGTACCGGGCCAGCTGGAGCACATGGTGGAGGCGCTCCGGGCCGGAGGTGCACGCCTGGTGGCCGCCCCCGTCGCCTCCGCCAACCCCGCCCGCTGCTTGGCCCTGAACGTCAGCCTGCGCGAGTGGACCGCCCGCTACGGCCCCGCCCCGTCCGCGCCCCGCTGCGACGCCCTGGACGGAGACGCCGTGGTGCTCCTGCGCTCCCGCGACCTCTTCAACCTGTCGGCGCCCCTGGCCCGGCCGGTGGGCACCGGCCTCTTCCTGCAGACGGCCCTCCGCGGCTGGGCCGTGCGGCTGCTGGACCTGCCGTTCGGCGCGGCGCGCCTGCCCCCGCTGGCCACGGCCCACGCGCGCTGGAAGGCGGAGCGCGAGGGGCGCGCGCGGCGGGCGGCGCTGCTGCGCGCGCTGGGCATCCGCCTGGTGAGCGGGGAGGGCGGGCGGCTCGAGTGGTTCGGCTGCAGCAAGGAGACGCCGCGCTGCTTCGGGACGGTGGTGGGCGACACGCCGGCCTACCTGTACGAGCAGCGCTGGACGCCGCCGTGCTGCCTGCGCGCGCTGCGCGAGACCGCCCGCTACGTGGTGGGCGTGCTGGAGGCGGCGGGCGTGCGCTACTGGCTGGAGGGCGGCTCGCTGCTGGGGGCCGCCCGCCACGGGGACATCATCCCGTGGGACTACGACGTGGACCTGGGCATCTACCTGGAGGACGTGGGCAACTGCGAGCAGCTGCGCGGCGCCGAGGCGGGCTCGGTGGTGGACGAGCGCGGCTTCGTGTGGGAGAAGGCCGTAGAGGGCGACTTCTTCCGCGTGCAGTACAGCGAGAGCAACCATCTGCACGTGGACCTGTGGCCTTTCTACCCCCGCAACGGGGTCATGACCAAGGACACGTGGCTGGACCACCGGCAGGATGTCGAGTTCCCCGAACACTTCCTGCAGCCTCTCGTGCCCCTGCCCTTCGCTGGCTTCGTGGCGCAGGCGCCTAACAACTACCGTCGCTTCCTGGAGCTCAAGTTCGGCCCCGGGGTCATCGAGAACCCGGAGTACCCCAACCCCTCACTCCTGAGTTTGGCGGGAAGCGGCTGA
- the SLC1A5 gene encoding neutral amino acid transporter B(0) isoform X1: MVADPPRGDPKGFEAAEPTGNGAPTLLPKEDPDPAGGRCCGSRERVRRCLRANLLVLLTVAAVVAGVALGLGVSGAGGALALGPARLAAFAFPGELLLRLLKMIILPLVVCSLIGGASSLDSSALGRLGAWALLFFLVTTLLASALGVGLALALRPGATFAAINASVGATGAEEEAPSKEVLDSFLDLVRNIFPSNLVSAAFSSYSTVYESRWINGTKVKVPVGDEVDSMNILGLVVFAIIFGVALQKLGPEGELLIRFFNSFNDATMVLVSWIMWYAPVGILFLVAGKIVAVEDVGLLFTSLGKYILCCLLGHAIHGLLVLPLIYFLFTRKNPYRFLWGIVTPLATAFGTSSSSATLPLMMKCVEERNGVAKHISRFILPIGATVNMDGAALFQCVAAVFIAQLNQQPLDFVKIITILVTATASSVGAAGIPSGGVLTLAIILEAVNLPVHDISLILAVDWLVDRSCTVLNVEGDAFGAGLLQNYMDRAEMRSSVPELIQVKSEMPLAPLPAPTEEGNPLLKHRLGSAGDADPCEKESVM; encoded by the exons ATGGTGGCCGATCCCCCGCGCGGAGACCCCAAGGGGTTCGAGGCGGCCGAGCCTACCGGGAACGGTGCCCCGACGTTGCTCCCTAAAGAGGACCCCGACCCGGCAGGAGGCCGCTGCTGCGGTTCCCGGGAGCGGGTGCGCCGCTGCCTTCGCGCCAACCTGCTGGTGCTGCTGACGGTGGCGGCCGTGGTGGCAGGCGTGGCGCTGGGGCTGGGGGTCTCGGGGGCCGGTGGCGCGCTAGCGCTGGGCCCCGCGCGCCTGGCGGCCTTCGCCTTCCCCGGCGAGCTGCTGCTGCGCCTGCTGAAGATGATCATCCTGCCGCTGGTGGTGTGCAGCCTGATCGGCGGCGCCTCCAGCCTGGACTCGAGCGCGCTCGGCCGCCTGGGCGCCTGGGCGCTGCTCTTTTTCCTGGTCACCACGCTGCTGGCGTCCGCGCTCGGCGTGGGCTTGGCGCTGGCCCTGCGGCCGGGCGCCACCTTCGCCGCCATCAACGCCTCGGTCGGCGCCACGGGCGCCGAGGAAGAGGCCCCCAGCAAGGAAGTCCTCGATTCGTTCCTGGATCTTGTGAG AAATATCTTCCCCTCCAACCTGGTGTCCGCAGCCTTCAGCTCA TACAGTACCGTCTATGAAAGCAGATGGATCAACGGAACCAAGGTGaag GTGCCCGTTGGGGATGAGGTAGATAGTATGAACATCCTGGGCCTGGTGGTATTTGCCATTATCTTTGGCGTGGCCCTGCAGAAGCTGGGGCCCGAGGGAGAGCTGCTTATCCGTTTCTTCAACTCCTTCAATGACGCCACCATGGTGCTGGTCTCCTGGATCATGTG GTATGCCCCCGTGGGCATCTTGTTCCTGGTGGCTGGCAAGATCGTGGCAGTGGAGGACGTGGGGCTGCTCTTCACCAGTCTCGGCAAATACATCCTGTGCTGCCTGCTGGGCCACGCCATCCACGGGCTCCTGGTGCTGCCCCTCATCTACTTCCTCTTCACCCGCAAAAACCCCTACCGCTTCCTGTGGGGTATCGTGACACCGTTGGCCACTGCCTTCGGGACCTCTTCTAG CTCCGCCACACTGCCGCTGATGATGAAGTGCGTGGAGGAGAGGAATGGTGTCGCCAAGCACATCAGCCGCTTCATCCTACCCATCGGTGCCACCGTCAACATGGATGGGGCGGCGCTCTTCCAGTGTGTGGCCGCAGTGTTCATCGCACAGCTCAACCAGCAACCCCTGGACTTTGTGAAGATCATCACCATCCT ggTCACCGCCACGGCGTCCAGCGTGGGGGCCGCGGGCATTCCGTCTGGAGGTGTTCTCACTCTGGCCATCATCCTGGAGGCAGTCAACCTGCCAGTTCACGACATCTCCTTGATCCTGGCTGTGGACTGGCTAGT GGACCGATCCTGCACAGTCCTCAATGTGGAAGGTGATGCCTTTGGGGCGGGACTCCTCCAAAATTACATGGATCGTGCAGAGATGCGGAGTTCAGTGCCAGAGTTGATCCAAGTGAAGAGTGAGATGCCCCTGGCTCCACTGCCCGCCCCCACTGAGGAGGGGAACCCCCTCCTCAAACACCGCCTGGGATCTGCTGGGGATGCAGACCCCTGCGAGAAGGAGTCGGTTATGTAA
- the SLC1A5 gene encoding neutral amino acid transporter B(0) isoform X2: MVADPPRGDPKGFEAAEPTGNGAPTLLPKEDPDPAGGRCCGSRERVRRCLRANLLVLLTVAAVVAGVALGLGVSGAGGALALGPARLAAFAFPGELLLRLLKMIILPLVVCSLIGGASSLDSSALGRLGAWALLFFLVTTLLASALGVGLALALRPGATFAAINASVGATGAEEEAPSKEVLDSFLDLVRNIFPSNLVSAAFSSYSTVYESRWINGTKVKVPVGDEVDSMNILGLVVFAIIFGVALQKLGPEGELLIRFFNSFNDATMVLVSWIMCSATLPLMMKCVEERNGVAKHISRFILPIGATVNMDGAALFQCVAAVFIAQLNQQPLDFVKIITILVTATASSVGAAGIPSGGVLTLAIILEAVNLPVHDISLILAVDWLVDRSCTVLNVEGDAFGAGLLQNYMDRAEMRSSVPELIQVKSEMPLAPLPAPTEEGNPLLKHRLGSAGDADPCEKESVM; this comes from the exons ATGGTGGCCGATCCCCCGCGCGGAGACCCCAAGGGGTTCGAGGCGGCCGAGCCTACCGGGAACGGTGCCCCGACGTTGCTCCCTAAAGAGGACCCCGACCCGGCAGGAGGCCGCTGCTGCGGTTCCCGGGAGCGGGTGCGCCGCTGCCTTCGCGCCAACCTGCTGGTGCTGCTGACGGTGGCGGCCGTGGTGGCAGGCGTGGCGCTGGGGCTGGGGGTCTCGGGGGCCGGTGGCGCGCTAGCGCTGGGCCCCGCGCGCCTGGCGGCCTTCGCCTTCCCCGGCGAGCTGCTGCTGCGCCTGCTGAAGATGATCATCCTGCCGCTGGTGGTGTGCAGCCTGATCGGCGGCGCCTCCAGCCTGGACTCGAGCGCGCTCGGCCGCCTGGGCGCCTGGGCGCTGCTCTTTTTCCTGGTCACCACGCTGCTGGCGTCCGCGCTCGGCGTGGGCTTGGCGCTGGCCCTGCGGCCGGGCGCCACCTTCGCCGCCATCAACGCCTCGGTCGGCGCCACGGGCGCCGAGGAAGAGGCCCCCAGCAAGGAAGTCCTCGATTCGTTCCTGGATCTTGTGAG AAATATCTTCCCCTCCAACCTGGTGTCCGCAGCCTTCAGCTCA TACAGTACCGTCTATGAAAGCAGATGGATCAACGGAACCAAGGTGaag GTGCCCGTTGGGGATGAGGTAGATAGTATGAACATCCTGGGCCTGGTGGTATTTGCCATTATCTTTGGCGTGGCCCTGCAGAAGCTGGGGCCCGAGGGAGAGCTGCTTATCCGTTTCTTCAACTCCTTCAATGACGCCACCATGGTGCTGGTCTCCTGGATCATGTG CTCCGCCACACTGCCGCTGATGATGAAGTGCGTGGAGGAGAGGAATGGTGTCGCCAAGCACATCAGCCGCTTCATCCTACCCATCGGTGCCACCGTCAACATGGATGGGGCGGCGCTCTTCCAGTGTGTGGCCGCAGTGTTCATCGCACAGCTCAACCAGCAACCCCTGGACTTTGTGAAGATCATCACCATCCT ggTCACCGCCACGGCGTCCAGCGTGGGGGCCGCGGGCATTCCGTCTGGAGGTGTTCTCACTCTGGCCATCATCCTGGAGGCAGTCAACCTGCCAGTTCACGACATCTCCTTGATCCTGGCTGTGGACTGGCTAGT GGACCGATCCTGCACAGTCCTCAATGTGGAAGGTGATGCCTTTGGGGCGGGACTCCTCCAAAATTACATGGATCGTGCAGAGATGCGGAGTTCAGTGCCAGAGTTGATCCAAGTGAAGAGTGAGATGCCCCTGGCTCCACTGCCCGCCCCCACTGAGGAGGGGAACCCCCTCCTCAAACACCGCCTGGGATCTGCTGGGGATGCAGACCCCTGCGAGAAGGAGTCGGTTATGTAA